The following proteins are co-located in the Agromyces laixinhei genome:
- the rfbD gene encoding dTDP-4-dehydrorhamnose reductase produces the protein MRYMITGASGMLGRDLQAVLAGRDVTALGRTDLDVTDASAVSAAVRGHDVVLNCAAYTKVDDAESHEDVAFAVNATGPANLATACADHGARFVTISTDYVFDGNATTPYAENRPRDPINAYGRTKAAGEELALERHPDGTFVVRTAWLYGAHGPNFGATMLKLAESKDTWSVVDDQLGQPTWTADLAAQLVAMIDADAPAGIYHGTNSDETTWFGFARAVLEGAGLDPERIRPTDSSAFVRPAARPAYSVLGHDAWNAAGITPLRPWHEALTAAFSSGVFDRS, from the coding sequence ATGCGCTACATGATCACCGGGGCATCCGGAATGCTCGGACGAGACCTGCAGGCGGTGCTCGCGGGCCGCGATGTCACTGCGCTCGGCCGCACCGACCTCGATGTGACCGATGCCTCGGCGGTCTCGGCCGCGGTACGCGGCCACGACGTCGTGCTGAACTGCGCGGCGTACACGAAGGTCGATGACGCCGAGTCGCATGAAGATGTCGCCTTCGCGGTGAACGCGACCGGCCCGGCGAACCTCGCGACGGCATGCGCCGACCACGGCGCCCGATTCGTGACGATCTCGACGGACTACGTGTTCGACGGCAACGCCACGACGCCCTATGCCGAGAACCGCCCGCGCGACCCGATCAACGCGTACGGGCGGACCAAGGCCGCGGGCGAGGAGCTCGCGCTCGAACGCCACCCCGACGGTACCTTCGTCGTACGCACCGCATGGCTGTACGGCGCCCACGGGCCGAACTTCGGTGCCACGATGCTGAAGCTCGCCGAGTCGAAAGACACCTGGTCGGTCGTCGACGATCAGCTCGGCCAACCCACCTGGACTGCCGATCTCGCGGCACAGCTCGTCGCCATGATCGACGCCGATGCTCCGGCTGGAATCTACCACGGCACGAACTCCGACGAGACGACTTGGTTCGGGTTCGCGCGAGCGGTGCTCGAAGGGGCCGGGCTCGACCCCGAGCGGATCAGGCCGACCGACAGCAGCGCGTTCGTGCGCCCGGCAGCACGGCCCGCCTATTCGGTGCTCGGCCACGACGCCTGGAACGCCGCCGGCATCACCCCGCTGCGGCCATGGCATGAGGCGCTCACCGCA
- the rfbB gene encoding dTDP-glucose 4,6-dehydratase produces MRILVTGGAGFIGSNFVHHVLANTDHSVTVLDSLTYAGNLASLEGLPENRFRFVKGDIQDAALVDELFVEHDAVVHYAAESHNDNSLDNPRPFLETNIIGTYTLLEAARKHDMRLHHISTDEVYGDLELDDPARFTESTPYNPSSPYSSTKAGSDLLVRAWVRSFGVRATISNCSNNYGPYQHVEKFIPRQITNVLRGERPKLYGTGENVRDWIHANDHSSAVLTILDRGELGETYLIGADGERNNKDVVELILTHLGQAADAYDHVVDRPGHDLRYAIDSTRLRTELGWQPQFADFESGLADTIAWYRDNEAWWAPQKNATEARYKAQGQ; encoded by the coding sequence ATGAGAATCCTCGTGACCGGCGGTGCCGGCTTCATCGGCTCCAATTTCGTGCACCACGTGCTCGCGAACACCGACCACTCGGTGACAGTGCTCGACAGCCTCACATACGCCGGCAATCTCGCCTCCCTCGAAGGGCTGCCCGAGAATCGCTTCCGCTTCGTCAAGGGCGACATCCAGGACGCGGCGCTCGTCGACGAACTGTTCGTAGAGCACGACGCGGTCGTGCACTACGCCGCTGAGAGCCACAACGACAACTCACTCGACAACCCCAGGCCGTTCCTCGAGACGAACATCATCGGCACGTACACGCTGCTCGAGGCGGCGCGCAAGCATGACATGCGCTTGCACCACATCTCCACCGACGAGGTGTACGGAGACCTCGAACTCGACGACCCTGCGAGGTTCACCGAATCGACGCCCTACAACCCGTCGAGCCCGTACTCGTCGACCAAGGCAGGCAGCGACCTGCTCGTGCGGGCCTGGGTGCGGTCATTCGGCGTGCGTGCGACGATCTCGAACTGCTCGAACAATTACGGTCCGTACCAGCACGTCGAGAAGTTCATTCCGCGCCAGATCACGAACGTGCTGCGCGGCGAGCGGCCCAAGCTCTACGGCACGGGCGAGAACGTGCGCGACTGGATCCACGCCAACGACCATTCCTCCGCTGTGCTCACGATCCTCGACCGGGGCGAGCTCGGTGAGACGTACCTCATCGGCGCGGACGGCGAGCGGAACAACAAGGACGTCGTCGAACTGATCCTCACCCACCTCGGGCAGGCGGCCGATGCCTACGACCACGTCGTCGACCGGCCCGGCCACGACCTTCGGTACGCGATCGACTCGACCCGCTTGCGCACGGAACTCGGGTGGCAGCCCCAGTTCGCAGACTTCGAGTCCGGCTTGGCCGACACGATCGCGTGGTACCGCGACAACGAGGCGTGGTGGGCACCCCAGAAGAACGCGACCGAGGCGCGCTACAAGGCGCAGGGACAATAG
- a CDS encoding class I SAM-dependent methyltransferase, producing MCGAAHRVYPDAAGKGRRASRAQHLCCSTGLGSRMLMTMLDDDPTRQCAVTSVSAWLSPASYWQPAHIVTSAWLEHAPFAFWLADAVRPRRIVELGTHYGFSFFVFSEAARRLEIDMEIYALDTWEGDDHSGHYGDEVFESVKEVVDREYSRTSHLLRGLFEHSRSLIPDDSVDLLHIDGRHGYDDVKQDFEQWRDSVREGGIVLFHDVAERDRGFGVWRLWEELSSQYPSFEFTHGHGLGVLALGTVRVDALTELFGADESTTALIRSDYEQLGSRVTRQAQLEAMPAEVASLHDVVSAQTAELARVNSALDQRDEVLAEYLHSTSWRITRPLRSLGRFLGRGRGGSGA from the coding sequence ATGTGTGGGGCAGCCCACCGAGTCTATCCGGACGCGGCTGGGAAGGGCCGTCGAGCTTCGCGCGCGCAACACCTATGCTGTTCCACAGGACTCGGATCAAGGATGCTCATGACGATGCTCGACGACGACCCCACCCGTCAATGCGCTGTGACGTCTGTTTCTGCCTGGCTCAGCCCGGCGTCGTACTGGCAACCGGCGCACATCGTGACATCCGCTTGGCTCGAGCACGCCCCGTTCGCATTCTGGCTGGCCGACGCCGTCCGTCCGCGTCGCATCGTCGAACTCGGCACGCACTACGGGTTCTCCTTCTTCGTCTTTTCAGAAGCAGCTCGCCGTCTCGAGATCGACATGGAGATCTACGCACTCGATACGTGGGAGGGCGACGACCATTCCGGCCACTACGGCGACGAGGTGTTCGAGTCCGTGAAAGAGGTGGTCGATCGCGAGTATTCGCGCACGAGCCATCTCCTGCGGGGATTGTTCGAGCACTCGCGGTCACTCATCCCCGACGATTCGGTCGATCTCCTGCACATTGATGGCAGGCATGGGTACGACGACGTCAAGCAGGACTTCGAGCAGTGGCGAGATTCCGTGCGCGAAGGGGGGATCGTACTGTTTCACGACGTTGCCGAACGTGATCGCGGTTTCGGAGTGTGGCGGTTGTGGGAAGAACTGTCGTCGCAGTACCCCTCGTTCGAGTTCACTCACGGTCATGGGCTGGGTGTGCTTGCTCTTGGCACTGTTCGCGTCGATGCGTTGACCGAGCTCTTCGGCGCCGACGAATCGACGACGGCACTGATCCGGTCGGACTACGAGCAACTCGGATCGAGAGTCACACGCCAGGCGCAGCTCGAGGCCATGCCCGCGGAGGTCGCATCGCTCCACGACGTCGTCTCGGCACAGACGGCAGAACTCGCGCGGGTGAACAGCGCGCTCGATCAACGCGATGAGGTGCTCGCGGAGTATCTGCACAGCACCAGCTGGAGGATCACTCGGCCCCTGCGAAGCCTCGGCCGATTCCTGGGCCGGGGCAGGGGCGGCTCGGGAGCCTGA
- a CDS encoding dTDP-4-dehydrorhamnose 3,5-epimerase family protein, with protein sequence MQIRELSIPDSYEITPRQFPDDRGVFLEWYRFDRLAEVVGHPLDLAQGNSSVSKRGVVRGIHFADVPPSQAKYVTAVHGAVLDFVVDVRVGSPTFGQWDSVLLDDVDRRAIYIAEGLGHCFVALSDNATVSYLVTSTFNAEREHGIDPTDPEIGLVFPEAAGDVLLSPKDTAAPSLAEAEAAGLLPTWGAARAYYEQLNGKA encoded by the coding sequence GTGCAGATTCGAGAACTGAGCATTCCTGACAGCTACGAGATCACACCGCGACAGTTTCCCGATGATCGTGGCGTTTTCCTCGAGTGGTACCGTTTCGACCGGTTGGCGGAAGTCGTGGGGCATCCGCTCGACCTCGCCCAGGGGAACAGCTCGGTTTCCAAGCGCGGTGTGGTTCGCGGAATCCACTTCGCCGACGTGCCGCCGAGCCAGGCGAAGTACGTCACGGCAGTGCACGGTGCGGTGCTCGACTTCGTCGTCGATGTCAGGGTCGGGTCTCCGACATTCGGGCAGTGGGACTCAGTGCTTCTCGATGATGTCGATCGGCGTGCGATCTACATCGCCGAGGGGCTCGGGCACTGCTTCGTCGCGCTCAGCGACAATGCCACGGTCAGCTACCTGGTGACATCGACGTTCAACGCCGAGCGCGAGCACGGCATCGACCCCACCGACCCGGAGATCGGCCTCGTGTTTCCCGAAGCTGCCGGCGACGTCCTCCTCTCTCCGAAAGACACCGCGGCGCCGAGCCTCGCCGAGGCCGAGGCAGCCGGTCTCCTGCCGACGTGGGGCGCGGCGCGCGCGTACTACGAGCAACTCAACGGAAAGGCCTGA
- the rfbA gene encoding glucose-1-phosphate thymidylyltransferase RfbA: protein MRGIILAGGSGSRLWPITKGISKQLMPIYDKPMVYYPLSTLMMAGINEILIITTPEYNAQFRALLGDGSALGMRLEYAVQPSPDGLAQAFIIGEEFIGDDSVALVLGDNIFHGTGLGSALRRNSDIDGALIFAYQVSDATAYGVVEFDDEFTALSIEEKPEDPKSNFAVPGLYFYDNDVVRIAKTIEPSARGELEISTVNERYLEAGKLSVQVLDRGTAWLDTGTFESMMQASEYVRVIEDRQGFKIGCIEEIAWRAGWIDDDRLAELAAPLVKSGYGAYLRTLLAQGRS, encoded by the coding sequence ATGCGCGGAATCATCCTGGCCGGCGGGTCTGGAAGTCGGCTCTGGCCGATCACCAAGGGCATCTCGAAGCAGCTCATGCCGATCTACGACAAGCCGATGGTCTATTACCCGCTCTCGACCCTGATGATGGCTGGCATCAACGAGATCCTCATCATCACGACACCCGAGTACAACGCACAGTTCCGTGCGCTCCTCGGCGACGGATCGGCGCTCGGGATGCGGCTCGAATACGCTGTGCAGCCGAGCCCCGACGGACTTGCGCAGGCGTTCATCATCGGCGAGGAGTTCATCGGCGATGACTCGGTCGCGTTGGTCCTCGGCGACAACATCTTCCATGGAACCGGACTGGGCTCCGCCCTCCGCAGAAACAGCGACATCGATGGCGCGCTCATCTTCGCCTACCAGGTGAGCGACGCCACCGCGTATGGTGTCGTGGAGTTCGATGACGAGTTCACCGCCCTTTCCATCGAGGAGAAGCCCGAGGATCCGAAGAGCAACTTCGCCGTGCCCGGGCTGTACTTCTACGACAACGACGTCGTTCGAATCGCCAAGACCATCGAGCCGAGCGCCCGCGGCGAGCTCGAGATCTCGACGGTCAACGAGCGGTACCTCGAGGCTGGAAAGCTCAGCGTCCAGGTCCTGGATCGCGGTACCGCGTGGCTGGACACGGGCACATTCGAATCCATGATGCAGGCCTCGGAGTACGTTCGCGTGATCGAGGACCGGCAAGGGTTCAAGATCGGCTGCATCGAGGAGATCGCGTGGCGAGCGGGCTGGATCGATGATGACCGGTTGGCCGAGTTGGCGGCCCCGCTCGTGAAGAGCGGCTATGGCGCATATCTGCGCACTCTGCTTGCGCAGGGCAGGTCGTAG